GTCACAGCTTTGTCCTCCAATGAGTCGAAGTCGACAGTCACGGCGTAGGGGGTTCCGATCTCATCGTGACGTCGATAGCGTTTTCCGATCGAACCGGTTTCATCGTAGTCGATGCGATAGTCGGCGCGAAGGGTCTGGGCAACCTGCTTGGCGAGCGGTCTTAGGTTCTCGTGCTTCGATAGCGGCAGGACCGCCACCTTGATGGGGGCCAGCTGGTGGTGGAGGCGCAGCACGACTCGCTTGTCGACCCCGCCCTTGGCGTTCGGGGCCTCCTCCTCCCGGTAGGCGTCGATGAGGAAGGCCAGCAGCGCCCGGGTGGCGCCGGCGGCCGGCTCGATGACGTAGGGGACGTAGCGCTCGTTGGTCTCGGCGTCGAAGTACGAGAGGTCCTGGCCGGAGAACTTGGCGTGCTGGGTCAGGTCGAAGTCGCCCCGGTTGGCGATGCCCTCGAGCTCGCCCCAGCCCCACGGGTACTTGTACTCGATGTCCACGGTGCGGGTGGAGTAGTGGCTGAGCTCGTCGGGCTCGTGCTCCCTGAGGCGCAGGTTTTCCTCCCGCATGCCGAGGTCGAGGTACCACTGGAACCGCTCGTCGATCCACTGCTGGTGGTACTCGGCGTCGGTCCCGGGTTTGACGAAGTACTCCATCTCCATCTGCTCGAACTCCCGGGTGCGGAAGATGAAGTTGCCCGGCGTGATCTCGTTGCGGAACGACTTGCCGGTCTGGGCGATGCCGAACGGCAGTTTTTTGCGCATAGACGCCTGGACCTGCATGAAGTTGATGAAGATGCCCTGGGCGGTCTCGGGGCGGAGCCAGACGACGTTCTTGTCGTCCTGGATCGGCCCGATGTGGGTCTTGAACATCAGGTTGAAGTTGCGGGGGTCGCCGAGCTCGTCG
The genomic region above belongs to Actinomycetota bacterium and contains:
- a CDS encoding glycine--tRNA ligase; protein product: DELGDPRNFNLMFKTHIGPIQDDKNVVWLRPETAQGIFINFMQVQASMRKKLPFGIAQTGKSFRNEITPGNFIFRTREFEQMEMEYFVKPGTDAEYHQQWIDERFQWYLDLGMREENLRLREHEPDELSHYSTRTVDIEYKYPWGWGELEGIANRGDFDLTQHAKFSGQDLSYFDAETNERYVPYVIEPAAGATRALLAFLIDAYREEEAPNAKGGVDKRVVLRLHHQLAPIKVAVLPLSKHENLRPLAKQVAQTLRADYRIDYDETGSIGKRYRRHDEIGTPYAVTVDFDSLEDKAVTIRDRDSMKQERVGIDALSDWLRPRLSW